From one Sesamum indicum cultivar Zhongzhi No. 13 linkage group LG13, S_indicum_v1.0, whole genome shotgun sequence genomic stretch:
- the LOC105176093 gene encoding uncharacterized protein LOC105176093, with protein sequence MDLFRQAKSVRLISHKDRYLIAEEDGETIYQDTEPISQSSEKSAKNAVWIVEFVEGKDFIRLKSCFDTYLTASSTPLLPGVTGKKVVQTSPTYCDPATEWEPLRDGMQVRLKSFWGNFLRPNGGLPPWRNCITHDIPHRSTTRNKLLWDVEVVEKRPLEVKQHASKFNRTRSRSYSVSMTSQRQNVAKSQEIF encoded by the coding sequence atggattTGTTTCGTCAAGCGAAATCAGTCAGGCTCATAAGCCACAAGGACAGATACCTTATAGCTGAAGAAGACGGCGAAACGATCTACCAAGACACCGAGCCCATAAGCCAAAGCAGCGAAAAATCAGCCAAGAACGCCGTATGGATAGTTGAATTCGTGGAAGGGAAAGACTTCATCCGGTTGAAAAGCTGCTTCGACACGTATTTAACAGCCTCAAGCACACCATTACTTCCAGGGGTTACAGGAAAAAAGGTGGTTCAAACATCGCCAACCTATTGCGATCCTGCAACGGAATGGGAACCCTTGAGGGATGGAATGCAAGTAAGGCTGAAATCATTCTGGGGCAACTTTTTGCGCCCTAACGGAGGCCTTCCCCCATGGAGAAACTGTATCACGCACGACATTCCCCATCGTTCCACAACTCGCAACAAGTTGTTGTGGGATGTCGAGGTGGTCGAGAAACGTCCTCTGGAGGTCAAGCAACACGCTAGTAAGTTCAATAGAACGAGATCAAGATCTTATTCTGTGTCAATGACTTCCCAGAGACAAAATGTGGCCAAGTCTCAAGAAATCTTTTAA